One Candidatus Niyogibacteria bacterium genomic region harbors:
- a CDS encoding B12-binding domain-containing radical SAM protein gives MRGPKVLLVYPPNQLMAVEIPRPDGSLGPLYLAGALEGAGVETDILDASVGPEEDDLRDTFYRMVELPSGLVRIGMTYERLREFIADGEYDIVGINSNFTPQTRMALEVARAAKSADKDILVIVGGVNARSLVSRFIKSDDVDVICLTEGERIIVNLVEAHRHGRDFGEISGVLYKRNGRVVSNPVCAANDIHTNLDRLPFPLWHKLPFGHYDRIASPHGSMLFKDQRYAPIMTSRGCPFRCSYCHISKEKEDHEGSGGIGEFRVKSVERVMAELEILKGLGVRKIYIEDDSLLAKKPRVKEIFARIRSMEFKIADVNGVNLVHFQKRGSGGKLEIDMEYLELLKEGGFDQIVFPVESGSQRVLDKYATAKLNLETLDVIELVRVASGVGIVCPINMMIGFPDETEKEIMQSIELAKRLVEAGAYYCTFFIPIPFPGSALYDTAIRDGYLEPNFDTDIMNWKNPVMKNTVVPPERLTELRDWAWREVNTAEYVSTRLKAEIGSRWNSEDN, from the coding sequence ATGCGGGGGCCGAAGGTTCTTTTAGTTTATCCGCCAAATCAGTTGATGGCGGTTGAAATTCCGCGACCGGACGGTTCTCTCGGTCCTTTATACCTTGCGGGCGCTTTGGAAGGAGCCGGCGTTGAAACCGATATTCTAGACGCATCCGTAGGTCCCGAAGAAGATGATTTGCGGGACACATTTTACCGTATGGTGGAATTGCCCAGCGGATTGGTAAGGATCGGAATGACTTACGAACGGCTGAGAGAATTTATAGCGGATGGCGAATATGACATCGTGGGCATTAATTCAAATTTTACGCCGCAGACCAGGATGGCTCTTGAGGTTGCCCGCGCCGCTAAAAGCGCTGACAAGGATATTTTGGTTATTGTTGGAGGAGTTAACGCCCGCAGTTTGGTTTCGCGATTTATAAAAAGTGACGACGTGGATGTCATTTGCCTTACCGAGGGTGAGAGAATTATCGTGAATCTGGTTGAAGCGCACAGGCACGGCCGTGATTTCGGCGAAATTTCGGGGGTCCTTTATAAAAGAAACGGCCGGGTTGTTTCTAATCCGGTTTGCGCCGCTAATGACATCCATACCAATCTGGACAGGCTTCCTTTTCCTTTATGGCATAAGCTTCCGTTTGGGCATTATGACCGCATAGCTTCTCCGCACGGTTCAATGCTTTTCAAAGACCAGCGTTACGCCCCGATAATGACTTCGCGGGGATGCCCGTTTCGCTGTTCTTATTGCCATATTTCCAAAGAAAAAGAAGATCACGAGGGTTCGGGAGGCATAGGAGAATTCAGAGTCAAATCTGTTGAACGTGTTATGGCGGAACTGGAGATATTAAAAGGGCTGGGCGTCAGAAAGATTTACATAGAAGATGACAGTTTGCTTGCCAAAAAACCGCGCGTAAAAGAGATTTTTGCCCGCATTCGTTCAATGGAATTCAAGATAGCTGATGTGAATGGCGTTAATCTGGTTCATTTTCAAAAACGCGGTTCTGGGGGAAAACTGGAAATAGATATGGAATATCTGGAGCTGCTTAAAGAGGGCGGTTTTGACCAGATTGTGTTTCCGGTTGAATCCGGCTCTCAGCGCGTTTTAGACAAGTATGCCACTGCTAAATTAAATCTGGAAACGCTGGACGTGATTGAGCTTGTTCGCGTTGCCTCCGGCGTAGGCATTGTCTGCCCGATAAATATGATGATTGGTTTTCCGGACGAAACAGAAAAAGAAATAATGCAATCGATTGAGCTGGCAAAACGTTTGGTTGAAGCCGGCGCTTATTATTGCACCTTTTTTATTCCCATTCCTTTCCCGGGAAGCGCTTTGTATGATACTGCCATTCGTGACGGATATTTGGAGCCAAATTTTGACACCGATATTATGAATTGGAAGAATCCTGTTATGAAAAATACCGTCGTTCCGCCCGAGCGTTTGACGGAATTGCGAGACTGGGCGTGGCGCGAGGTAAATACCGCTGAATACGTCAGCACCCGCTTAAAAGCGGAAATTGGTTCTCGTTGGAATTCAGAGGATAATTAA
- a CDS encoding glycosyltransferase family 39 protein, with amino-acid sequence MPFIKKYRPLLILFAVAVIARVLFFYTIFNGHGQDLIDSLVLSDGYYEIATNLLEGRGFSHDSMPPFTPGAERMPLYPLFVTGLVYIFKSFWAVLAAQIIIASITPLLAWVIAKYFLTNEKLAFTAGLIMALEPFSVYLSTVLLSETLFTFLFLLGMNFCFKYLEEQNLKNAAFTGFYLGLATLTRPTIEYLPIFIALFIFWKFRKKLSGKLIYQILTMLILFVLVLSPWFWRNYSTFNKLFLTIQPSKNLYMYLVPSAVSLEQNIGLEDARKQFLEEEKKQTSLGIERVYAPENQSFFQKRAVNELKKHPRGLAKSLITTSYAFFSNDGYLTVLQHMGSLRDFRLESSSLTMFFNSPVKLLKKTAELISGPGTLIISGRVIWILIAISFFYGAVFYLRNGPKRKSAELALWSITYFLAATAIIGLAVNARFRESIKVFILIFALYGMSRIYDELKNFFLPRAEKTKIL; translated from the coding sequence ATGCCTTTTATTAAAAAATATCGCCCGCTTTTAATACTTTTCGCAGTTGCCGTAATAGCGCGCGTATTGTTTTTTTATACAATATTTAATGGCCACGGGCAAGACCTGATCGACTCCTTAGTTCTTTCCGACGGCTATTACGAAATTGCGACAAATCTTCTTGAGGGGCGGGGATTCTCTCATGATTCAATGCCGCCTTTCACGCCGGGGGCCGAACGAATGCCTCTTTACCCGCTTTTCGTAACAGGGCTTGTTTACATTTTTAAAAGTTTTTGGGCGGTTTTAGCAGCCCAAATAATAATAGCCAGCATTACGCCTCTTTTGGCGTGGGTGATCGCTAAATATTTTTTAACGAATGAAAAACTTGCGTTTACCGCGGGACTGATAATGGCCCTTGAACCTTTTTCCGTATATCTTTCAACAGTACTGCTTTCAGAAACGCTTTTTACTTTTCTTTTTCTTTTGGGGATGAATTTTTGTTTCAAATATCTTGAGGAGCAAAATCTTAAAAACGCGGCGTTTACGGGATTTTATCTCGGTTTAGCGACGCTGACCAGGCCCACAATTGAATATCTGCCGATCTTTATCGCTTTATTTATTTTTTGGAAATTCCGTAAAAAATTATCCGGGAAATTGATATATCAAATCCTTACTATGCTCATTTTATTCGTCCTCGTCCTGTCGCCATGGTTTTGGCGCAATTATTCCACATTCAACAAATTATTTTTAACAATACAGCCCTCCAAAAATTTATATATGTATCTTGTTCCGTCCGCCGTGTCTTTGGAGCAAAATATCGGACTTGAAGACGCCAGAAAACAATTCCTGGAAGAAGAAAAAAAACAAACCAGTCTGGGTATAGAGCGAGTATACGCGCCCGAGAACCAATCTTTTTTTCAAAAGAGAGCGGTTAATGAACTGAAAAAACACCCGCGCGGACTTGCGAAATCTCTGATTACGACCTCTTACGCTTTTTTTTCCAACGATGGTTATTTAACCGTGCTCCAGCACATGGGATCACTGAGGGATTTTCGCCTGGAAAGTTCTTCGTTGACTATGTTTTTTAACTCTCCCGTAAAATTGCTTAAAAAAACGGCTGAATTAATTTCCGGTCCGGGAACGCTGATAATCAGCGGCAGAGTCATCTGGATTTTAATCGCTATCTCATTTTTTTACGGCGCTGTTTTTTACTTAAGAAACGGCCCCAAAAGAAAATCGGCAGAACTCGCTTTATGGAGTATTACTTATTTTTTAGCGGCAACCGCCATTATCGGACTCGCGGTTAATGCCCGATTCCGCGAATCAATTAAAGTGTTTATTTTAATTTTTGCTTTGTATGGAATGTCGCGTATTTACGACGAACTAAAAAATTTCTTTCTGCCAAGGGCGGAAAAAACAAAAATTTTATAG
- a CDS encoding glycosyltransferase translates to MRLIYTANIRLPTERAHGFQIMKMCEAFASLECIRILASHEANDANKIEVELVVPRRLNPIKTDPFEYYGIKKSFRVKYLPVLDLVNFGRFGFWLESLFFSKILSIYLFFKKTDIIYGRDELPLYFLSFFKKNIFWEAHQGRINVAARRLLKRVSGIITISEGLKNFYIKNGAEAEKIMVSSDAVDFDSFNISLSKEECRQKLNLPQDKKIVLYSGHLYVWKGADILLEAVREYSTFNTQHSTLFVFVGGTEKDISSFKEKSSNFENVFVAGHRPHSEIPLWLKAADILVLPNSAREEISRSFTSPLKLFEYMASGTPIIAFDSPSIREIVDTNEVLFFKPDDVHDLANKIKYALENYDEMQIKAVLAKEKVRGRTWLERAEKILSFISWKRGASEKSDFWPALFAGLGIAVLSLPILKNISVFDEIFSFNRGLAYIILILWLLIIPLGAVLGVYIADIIGRKKPIIFQIVKYGLIGWLNVFIYAGIFNMISWLTGIVSGLAADFFLVISFIATTVNGFFWNKFWTFEARGGDGRKEYIKFFAVTGATALLNIFLFHLIVNTFGAPDGISEEIWANIAILGLIPVAFLGNFFGYKIFVFSALGRKKFFSSS, encoded by the coding sequence ATGAGATTAATTTATACGGCAAATATTCGCCTGCCTACCGAGCGCGCTCACGGTTTTCAGATTATGAAGATGTGCGAGGCATTCGCATCATTAGAATGCATTCGTATATTGGCATCGCACGAAGCAAATGACGCGAATAAAATTGAGGTGGAGTTGGTTGTGCCGAGACGGCTAAACCCGATTAAAACTGACCCGTTTGAATATTACGGAATCAAGAAAAGTTTCAGGGTTAAATATCTGCCTGTTTTGGATTTGGTAAATTTCGGCCGTTTTGGTTTCTGGCTGGAATCTTTGTTTTTTTCAAAAATTTTATCAATTTATCTTTTCTTTAAGAAAACAGATATTATTTATGGGCGGGATGAACTGCCTTTATACTTTTTAAGTTTTTTCAAGAAAAATATTTTTTGGGAGGCGCATCAGGGCAGAATAAATGTCGCGGCTCGTCGGCTTCTTAAAAGAGTTTCGGGCATTATAACAATAAGTGAGGGTCTAAAAAATTTTTATATTAAAAACGGAGCGGAAGCCGAAAAAATCATGGTTTCTTCTGATGCCGTTGATTTTGACTCTTTTAACATTTCGCTTTCAAAAGAAGAATGCCGTCAAAAATTAAATTTGCCGCAAGACAAAAAAATTGTTCTTTATTCTGGCCATCTTTACGTCTGGAAGGGCGCGGATATTTTACTTGAGGCAGTAAGGGAATACTCAACATTCAATACTCAACATTCAACTCTTTTTGTTTTTGTGGGCGGAACGGAAAAAGACATTTCAAGTTTTAAAGAAAAAAGCTCAAATTTTGAAAATGTTTTTGTTGCCGGCCACAGGCCACATTCAGAAATTCCTCTGTGGCTTAAGGCGGCAGATATTTTGGTTTTGCCTAATTCGGCTCGCGAGGAAATTTCGCGTTCTTTTACCTCGCCCCTGAAGCTTTTTGAATATATGGCGTCGGGAACGCCGATTATCGCTTTTGATTCGCCGTCAATCAGAGAAATAGTAGATACGAACGAAGTTTTATTTTTTAAACCGGACGATGTCCATGATTTGGCGAACAAAATAAAATACGCGCTTGAAAACTATGACGAGATGCAAATCAAAGCGGTTTTGGCCAAAGAAAAGGTTCGGGGCCGCACTTGGTTGGAAAGAGCCGAAAAAATACTCTCGTTTATTTCCTGGAAACGGGGTGCTTCGGAGAAGTCTGATTTTTGGCCGGCGCTATTCGCGGGTCTCGGTATTGCCGTTTTAAGCTTGCCGATTTTGAAGAACATTTCGGTTTTTGACGAAATTTTCTCGTTCAACCGCGGATTAGCTTACATAATTTTAATTTTGTGGCTTTTGATTATACCTCTTGGAGCGGTTTTGGGAGTTTACATCGCCGATATTATCGGACGGAAAAAACCGATTATTTTTCAGATCGTGAAATACGGCCTTATAGGCTGGCTGAATGTTTTTATCTATGCCGGAATTTTTAACATGATTTCCTGGCTTACCGGAATTGTTTCCGGTTTGGCTGCCGATTTTTTTCTGGTAATATCTTTTATCGCGACAACCGTCAATGGATTTTTCTGGAATAAGTTTTGGACTTTTGAGGCGAGAGGAGGAGATGGTCGCAAAGAATATATTAAGTTTTTCGCCGTAACCGGAGCAACGGCCCTCTTAAATATTTTTTTATTTCATTTGATTGTAAACACATTTGGCGCGCCGGACGGAATCAGTGAAGAAATATGGGCAAACATTGCCATACTGGGTTTGATCCCGGTGGCTTTTCTTGGCAATTTTTTTGGCTATAAAATTTTTGTTTTTTCCGCCCTTGGCAGAAAGAAATTTTTTAGTTCGTCGTAA
- a CDS encoding GDP-mannose 4,6-dehydratase: protein MKTLVTGGAGFIGSNLVKHLCDERHKVVVIDDFSSSGGRIFKEPRAKIFRGSFGDEKLLRKLLKGQDVVFHLAATGIIKKSLENPLSYFKNNFLNGVKLLDAMRSAGVKKIIYSSSSGAYGEPKKIPICEDDIKEPVNPYGASKLAYEHVLSSYWHAFGIESVSLRYFNVYGPGDEQRPVTRAVPMWIKAVLKNEEVPIYWGGKQIKDYIYVSDVVSANMLAAKRGRGCAVYNVGSGKGIKMIDVARAVEKASGLKLKIIDGGNRAGDPSVLIADTNKIEKELGWKPKVGLEDGLRFAIEYYKKN, encoded by the coding sequence ATGAAAACTTTAGTTACGGGCGGCGCGGGCTTCATCGGTTCTAATTTGGTAAAGCATTTATGCGATGAGAGGCATAAGGTGGTTGTTATTGATGATTTTTCATCAAGCGGCGGAAGGATTTTTAAGGAACCGCGGGCGAAAATTTTTCGCGGTTCGTTCGGCGATGAAAAACTTTTACGAAAATTATTAAAAGGGCAAGATGTTGTTTTTCATCTTGCCGCAACCGGAATAATAAAAAAGTCTCTGGAAAATCCGCTGTCTTATTTTAAAAATAATTTTTTGAACGGCGTAAAACTTTTAGATGCCATGCGTTCGGCCGGCGTTAAAAAAATAATTTATTCGTCTTCATCCGGAGCTTACGGCGAACCCAAAAAAATTCCGATTTGCGAGGACGATATTAAAGAGCCGGTTAACCCTTACGGCGCCTCAAAACTCGCTTACGAACATGTTTTAAGTTCGTATTGGCACGCTTTCGGCATAGAAAGCGTTTCATTGAGATATTTTAATGTATATGGGCCCGGAGACGAACAGCGGCCGGTAACCAGGGCGGTTCCCATGTGGATTAAGGCGGTTTTAAAAAATGAGGAGGTGCCGATTTATTGGGGCGGAAAACAGATTAAGGATTATATTTATGTCAGCGATGTGGTGAGCGCGAATATGCTTGCGGCTAAACGAGGCAGAGGATGCGCGGTTTACAATGTCGGGAGCGGGAAGGGTATAAAAATGATTGACGTCGCGCGAGCAGTTGAAAAAGCCTCCGGCCTCAAGCTTAAAATAATAGACGGCGGAAATAGAGCCGGGGACCCGAGCGTTCTTATTGCTGACACAAACAAAATCGAAAAAGAGCTGGGGTGGAAGCCGAAAGTGGGTCTTGAAGACGGACTTAGATTTGCGATTGAGTATTACAAGAAAAATTGA
- a CDS encoding glycosyltransferase family 2 protein: MLKITDKSISVFIPVYNERDSIGRIVSEIDEYLKSRFTDYEILLITSEASTDGTNEAARGLESRISALRTVSRGSDFSYGGALRTGFKNSVKELIFFTDGDRQFDISEMDKFLPLIHRHDIVTGYKIKRNDPLMRVWMSWIYNITMRLLFGLKLKDVNCAFKLYKREVIEKVDFLPDLTQGVVNAEIYLSAIKNGYSIGEVGVNHFHRMTGFADSEIGRRGKIIAFVRPRVISGFLKDTYKLFKKTYFHGWQK; encoded by the coding sequence ATGTTAAAAATTACAGATAAAAGCATATCCGTATTTATTCCCGTATATAATGAGCGGGATAGTATCGGGAGAATTGTCTCGGAAATCGACGAATATTTAAAAAGCCGGTTTACGGATTATGAAATATTGCTTATTACCAGCGAAGCAAGCACCGACGGCACAAATGAAGCGGCGCGCGGTCTTGAGTCCAGGATATCCGCTTTGAGAACGGTCAGCCGCGGGTCTGATTTCAGTTACGGAGGCGCCTTAAGAACCGGTTTTAAAAATTCTGTTAAAGAGCTGATTTTTTTTACTGACGGCGACAGGCAATTTGATATTTCCGAGATGGATAAGTTTCTGCCGCTCATTCATAGACACGATATTGTTACCGGCTACAAAATTAAGCGCAATGACCCTCTTATGCGCGTCTGGATGTCGTGGATATATAATATTACGATGCGATTATTATTCGGTTTAAAATTAAAAGACGTTAATTGCGCTTTTAAGCTTTATAAAAGAGAGGTGATAGAAAAAGTCGATTTTTTACCCGATTTAACGCAGGGCGTTGTTAACGCCGAGATTTATTTGTCCGCCATTAAGAACGGTTATTCCATAGGAGAAGTCGGCGTGAATCACTTTCATCGCATGACTGGTTTTGCCGACTCTGAAATCGGCAGACGCGGAAAAATTATTGCTTTTGTGCGGCCGCGGGTTATTTCCGGATTTTTAAAGGACACATATAAACTTTTTAAAAAAACATATTTTCATGGCTGGCAAAAATAA
- a CDS encoding NAD-dependent epimerase/dehydratase family protein, with the protein MAGKNKFLVTGGAGFIGSNLVKLLCDKGYNVFVLDDLSSGFRKLVDKRAKFYKGSISNRHLLRRILSRTDVVFHLAALSTITYSMTNPRIYFENNFMKGIILLEEMRRAGIKKMVYASSAASYDGTKKTPIKETDPIGPINPYGASKLAYEHAMSAYYHSFGIEGVALRFFNVYGPNDDQSNTTRAIPTWLKAALKGKQANYYWKGRQKRDYVFVEDLAEANLLAAKRAKGFKVYNVGSGKGYWMINIIKKIEHLLGEKLKLNDCGQRAGDPKLAIADILKIKRELGWRPRVSLEDGLQKTIDYYRKKPSRI; encoded by the coding sequence ATGGCTGGCAAAAATAAATTTTTGGTAACGGGCGGCGCCGGGTTTATCGGTTCAAACCTGGTTAAGCTTCTCTGTGATAAAGGTTATAATGTTTTTGTTTTAGATGACCTGTCTTCCGGTTTTAGAAAACTTGTGGATAAACGGGCAAAATTTTACAAGGGTTCTATTTCCAACAGGCATCTTTTGAGGCGCATTCTTTCGAGAACAGATGTTGTTTTTCATTTGGCGGCTCTCTCCACCATTACCTATTCTATGACCAATCCGAGAATATATTTTGAAAACAATTTTATGAAAGGAATAATCCTGCTTGAAGAAATGCGTCGGGCCGGAATTAAAAAGATGGTATATGCTTCCAGCGCCGCTTCTTATGACGGAACAAAAAAGACTCCGATTAAGGAAACAGATCCCATAGGGCCGATAAATCCTTACGGCGCTTCAAAACTTGCGTATGAACACGCAATGAGCGCCTATTATCATTCTTTTGGCATAGAAGGAGTTGCTTTGCGATTTTTTAATGTATATGGGCCGAATGATGACCAGTCAAATACCACGCGCGCCATACCGACGTGGCTTAAAGCGGCGCTTAAAGGCAAACAGGCGAACTACTATTGGAAGGGAAGGCAAAAAAGAGATTATGTTTTTGTGGAGGATTTGGCCGAGGCCAATTTGCTTGCCGCAAAAAGAGCTAAAGGCTTTAAGGTTTATAATGTAGGAAGCGGAAAAGGCTATTGGATGATAAACATAATTAAAAAAATTGAGCATTTGTTGGGAGAAAAACTTAAATTGAATGATTGCGGCCAGAGGGCCGGCGACCCAAAATTAGCCATAGCCGACATTCTTAAAATAAAAAGGGAATTGGGATGGAGGCCGCGAGTCAGTCTTGAAGACGGCCTTCAAAAGACCATTGATTATTACAGGAAGAAGCCTTCTCGCATATGA
- a CDS encoding nucleotidyltransferase family protein, producing the protein MKPLTLKVPKPLIRVAGKTFLEHILDVLPSEVDEVIIVIGYLGEKIKRFLGDQYGNKKIKYVVNKNIPLGNAHSLILTKPHFKSKERFMLIYADELIAKETARKCLRYPFSWIVRRFDKPEISAVAELSADKRIFRVTEKPRRPKSNIVVAGAMVINADIFKCRPTKHRNGEYYVTSMMSKFIKNNRVTGVFVKDNLSFSTPLDVKNYR; encoded by the coding sequence ATGAAACCGTTGACCCTCAAAGTCCCAAAGCCTCTTATAAGAGTGGCGGGCAAAACTTTTCTGGAGCATATTTTGGATGTTTTGCCTTCGGAAGTTGACGAAGTTATTATTGTCATCGGTTATTTGGGAGAAAAAATAAAGAGATTTTTGGGAGATCAATATGGCAATAAAAAAATTAAATACGTTGTCAATAAAAATATACCTCTTGGGAACGCTCATTCGCTTATTTTGACCAAGCCGCATTTTAAGTCCAAAGAAAGATTTATGCTGATTTATGCCGATGAATTGATTGCCAAAGAAACTGCGCGAAAATGCCTCAGGTATCCTTTTAGCTGGATTGTTAGGCGTTTCGATAAGCCGGAAATATCGGCGGTTGCCGAGTTATCCGCGGACAAAAGGATTTTTCGCGTAACCGAGAAACCAAGGCGGCCGAAATCAAATATTGTTGTTGCGGGGGCAATGGTTATTAACGCCGATATTTTTAAATGCCGGCCCACAAAACATAGAAACGGAGAATATTATGTTACGTCTATGATGAGTAAATTTATAAAAAATAATCGAGTTACGGGCGTTTTCGTAAAAGACAATTTATCATTTTCAACCCCATTGGATGTTAAAAATTACAGATAA